Part of the Deltaproteobacteria bacterium genome, AAAAACAGACCAAACGGAATATTTTTATAATATATTGTAATCATAGCAAAAATAGAAAATATGGTCTTTGGCATGTTTCGTGCCTTAGTAATAGGCAAGGGTTTATGAAATTTCTATTATTGAGGAGGAGAGAGACATGGATGCAATTAACACAGGAGACACGGCTTTCATTTTAGTATCGGCCGCTTTGGTCATGTTCATGACCCCGGGACTGGCCCTTTTTTACGGGGGGATGGTTCGGAGCAAGAATGTCCTGGGGACCATCATGCACAGCTTTTTTATCCTGGGTTTGGTAACGGTCGAGTGGGTCCTCTGGGGGTACAGTAATGCCTTTGGCCCTGACCTGGGAGGAATCATCGGCAGTCTGGACTGGTTCGGTCTATCCGGAGTCGGCACAACGCCTTTTAAGGATTATGCCGCAACCATTCCGCATCAAACCTTTATGATCTTTCAAATGATGTTTGCCGTCATTACTCCGGCCTTGATCACCGGGACTTTTGCCGAGCGGATCAAGTTTTCCACTTTTGTAATCTTTACCCTGCTCTGGTGCACCCTGGTTTATAACCCGGTGGCCCACTGGGTCTGGGGAATCGGCGGGTGGATCCGGAATCTCGGCGCCCTGGATTTTGCCGGAGGGACGGTAGTGCACATCAATTCCGGGATCGCGGCTTTGGCCGCGGCCCTGGTAATCGGTAAACGCAAAGGTTATGGGCATGAACCGTTTCATCCCCACAACCTGCCTATGACGATTATGGGGGCGGCCATCCTCTGGTTCGGATGGTTCGGTTTTAATGCCGGCAGTGCCCTGGCTGCCAATGGATTGGCGGCTTCGGCCTTTACGGCCACCCACATCGCTGCCGCGGCGGCTACCTTATCCTGGGTTTGTACCGAATGGATGTATCGCGGCAAACCCACGACTTTAGGGGCGGCCAGCGGTTGTGTAGCCGGACTGGTGGCCATAACACCGGCCGCCGGTTTTGTCGGGCCGATTTCGGCCTTGATTATCGGGTTGGCAGCCGGAGTGCTTTGTTATTTCGCCATATTTTTAAAACACAAAATGGGCTATGACGATGCCCTGGACGTGGTTGGGGTCCATGGGGTCGGCGGGACCTTCGGGGCTCTGGCAACCGGTCTATTTGCCAGCAAGGCCGTCAACGAAGCCGGAAATAACGGATTATTTTTCGGCAATCCGGCCCTGTTCGGGACCCAGCTCATAGCGGTTCTGGTAACCCTGGTCTATTCCTTTGTAGTAACCATTATTATTCTTAAGGTACTGGATTGGACCATGGGCCTGCGAGTAGAACACGAAGACGAGGAAGCCGGTCTGGACCTCAGTCAACACAGTGAAGTAGGTTATAACCTTTAGGAGGTAGTGATATGAAGAAGATTGAAGCAATTATTAAGCCCTTCAAATTGGATGAAATCAAGGAGGCCTTGCAGCGATTAGACGTCAAAGGGATGACTATTTCGGAAGTAAAGGGTTTCGGCCGGCAAAAAGGCCACACCGAGATTTACCGGGGGGCCGAATATGTTGTCGATTTTATCCCCAAGGTAAAACTGGAGCTGGTCCTGGACGATTCTCAGGTTCCCCCGGTCCTTAAGGCCTTGCAGGAATCGGCCCGCACCGGGAAGATCGGAGACGGTAAGATTTTTGTCCTTCCGGTTGAAGAAGTGGTCCGTATTCGAACCGGCGAGACGGGTTCGGCGGCAATTTAATAAGATCAAGGTATAAGAAGGTATAAGCATTGATGAGCTCGTAAAAACCCGTCATTCCGATTCCGTCCCGTAGAGGGGACTACACCCCGGAGGGCGCAGGCGGGAATCCAGACTTTTAGTGATTATCTAAAAACACTGGATTCCCGTTTCCACGGGAATGACGAGAATGAGCGCTTACGAACTTTTTATAAGTCCGTATTTTCAAACATAGGCCTATGTCAAAGACCGCTCTCATATTGCAGCATACCCAGGAAGAACGGGGGGGACTTTTTGAGGAGATCTTACTGGAACAGGGATGGGAATTAGAGGTCCTGCCCCTGTTTTCCGGGTCTCCTCTGCCCCCTTCGATAAAACCCTTCGGGATGACCCTGGTCCTGGGAGGTCCCATGAGTGCCAACGATGAAGAGGATTATCCCTTTTTAAAAACGGAAATCCCCTTTATCCGGCGGGCACTCAAGATCGGACACCCGGTTTTAGGGATCTGTCTCGGGGCCCAGCTTATGGCCAAGGCCCTGGGGGCCAGTGTCTATCGCGGGCCCCATAAGGAAATCGGCTGGTACTGGCTCAGCCAAACCCCTTCAGCCAGGTCCGACCGCATATTTAAGCAGTTTGATCCTTATTTTTTGGTTTTTCAATGGCATGGGGAGACCTTTGACCTGCCTACGGAAGGTATTGGTCTGGCCGGGAACATGGCCTATCCGAATCAAGCTTTCCGGATAGGAGACTTAACCTACGGCTTGCAATTTCACCTGGAGATGACCCAGCCTATGCTGGAAACCTGGTTGTCCAGTTGGGCGGATGAAATCAAGGAGGCCAAACCCCAGCCGCTGACGGCCAGGGAAATCTACGAAGATGCCCAAATCTATCTGGACCGTCTGCAAGCCCAGG contains:
- a CDS encoding ammonium transporter codes for the protein MDAINTGDTAFILVSAALVMFMTPGLALFYGGMVRSKNVLGTIMHSFFILGLVTVEWVLWGYSNAFGPDLGGIIGSLDWFGLSGVGTTPFKDYAATIPHQTFMIFQMMFAVITPALITGTFAERIKFSTFVIFTLLWCTLVYNPVAHWVWGIGGWIRNLGALDFAGGTVVHINSGIAALAAALVIGKRKGYGHEPFHPHNLPMTIMGAAILWFGWFGFNAGSALAANGLAASAFTATHIAAAAATLSWVCTEWMYRGKPTTLGAASGCVAGLVAITPAAGFVGPISALIIGLAAGVLCYFAIFLKHKMGYDDALDVVGVHGVGGTFGALATGLFASKAVNEAGNNGLFFGNPALFGTQLIAVLVTLVYSFVVTIIILKVLDWTMGLRVEHEDEEAGLDLSQHSEVGYNL
- a CDS encoding P-II family nitrogen regulator, with protein sequence MKKIEAIIKPFKLDEIKEALQRLDVKGMTISEVKGFGRQKGHTEIYRGAEYVVDFIPKVKLELVLDDSQVPPVLKALQESARTGKIGDGKIFVLPVEEVVRIRTGETGSAAI
- a CDS encoding gamma-glutamyl-gamma-aminobutyrate hydrolase family protein (Members of this family of hydrolases with an active site Cys residue belong to MEROPS family C26.), producing MSKTALILQHTQEERGGLFEEILLEQGWELEVLPLFSGSPLPPSIKPFGMTLVLGGPMSANDEEDYPFLKTEIPFIRRALKIGHPVLGICLGAQLMAKALGASVYRGPHKEIGWYWLSQTPSARSDRIFKQFDPYFLVFQWHGETFDLPTEGIGLAGNMAYPNQAFRIGDLTYGLQFHLEMTQPMLETWLSSWADEIKEAKPQPLTAREIYEDAQIYLDRLQAQAYRFFSGYLSLVEKGCLG